In Gemmata obscuriglobus, a single genomic region encodes these proteins:
- a CDS encoding TadE/TadG family type IV pilus assembly protein, whose amino-acid sequence MRLVTTARRPGASAVETALVLGVLLVLVFGLIAGGTGVFRQQQMECLACEGARWASARAGDYQKDTNGPCPTAQQIADRAVAPLAVGVDPAALGVKVEWIDGATNTAWDWDAAPKDVRSVTASGEYVTNSVRVTVTYQWAPGTFWSPRAIGGVCVMPLSN is encoded by the coding sequence ATGAGGCTCGTGACCACCGCCCGGCGCCCCGGCGCCTCGGCCGTCGAGACCGCCCTGGTGCTGGGCGTGCTGCTCGTGCTGGTGTTCGGGCTGATCGCCGGCGGCACCGGCGTGTTCCGCCAGCAGCAGATGGAGTGCCTCGCGTGCGAGGGCGCCCGCTGGGCGAGCGCCCGCGCCGGCGACTACCAGAAGGACACGAACGGCCCCTGTCCCACCGCCCAGCAGATCGCCGACCGGGCGGTCGCACCGCTGGCCGTCGGGGTGGACCCGGCGGCCTTGGGCGTGAAGGTGGAGTGGATCGACGGCGCGACGAACACGGCCTGGGACTGGGACGCGGCGCCGAAGGACGTGCGGTCCGTCACCGCGTCCGGCGAGTACGTGACCAACTCCGTGCGGGTGACGGTGACGTACCAGTGGGCGCCCGGGACGTTCTGGAGCCCCAGGGCGATCGGCGGCGTGTGCGTCATGCCGCTGTCCAACTGA
- a CDS encoding response regulator, translating into MPDPPPVSSGSPVGRILTVDDEEGICRLVAKVLRPLGHTVDAVASVGAALARLAHDTYDVALIDLNMPGRTGLDLIAAIVADENPVLPILLTGTTDVGAAVAGMKSGAFDYLPKPVDPGALVWAVTRALQAARARVRERALEKIASEWAATFDACPDALLVLDAAGTVLKANRAAGRAAGDGPGGLVGRNVTDVFPGGLGVGIRARQQDGSAAPLRGHDPARDLHLLATVDPVRPGAWIAVVRDVTELARGAEERKQLLRRVLSAQEDERRRIARELHDGIGQSLVSLTVGMAGLDGDERVARLRRVAADALDEIRRLAHGLRPAVLDDLGLVPALERLTEVFTRVHGVRAELLVPDGAVPRLPAEIESALYRIVQEALANVAKHARARTVDVVLETGPGWARASVTDDGIGFVPGPGGGIGLTGIKERAAVLGGACRIDSTVGRGTALDVRLPLPE; encoded by the coding sequence ATGCCTGATCCGCCCCCCGTCTCGTCCGGATCGCCGGTCGGCCGGATACTCACCGTCGACGACGAAGAGGGCATCTGCCGGCTCGTGGCCAAGGTGCTCCGCCCGCTCGGCCACACGGTGGACGCGGTCGCCAGTGTGGGCGCGGCGCTCGCCCGCCTCGCGCACGACACTTACGATGTCGCCCTGATCGACCTGAACATGCCCGGCCGCACGGGCCTCGACCTGATCGCGGCGATCGTCGCCGACGAGAACCCGGTGCTACCGATTCTGCTGACCGGAACGACCGACGTCGGCGCCGCGGTGGCAGGCATGAAGAGCGGCGCGTTCGACTACCTGCCCAAGCCCGTCGACCCGGGGGCGCTCGTGTGGGCGGTCACCCGGGCGCTGCAAGCGGCGCGGGCACGGGTCCGCGAGCGCGCGCTCGAGAAGATCGCGTCCGAGTGGGCCGCCACGTTCGACGCGTGCCCCGACGCCCTGCTCGTGCTCGACGCCGCCGGGACCGTGCTCAAGGCGAACCGCGCGGCGGGGCGGGCGGCCGGAGACGGCCCGGGCGGGCTCGTCGGTCGTAACGTAACGGACGTATTTCCGGGCGGGCTCGGGGTCGGTATCCGGGCGCGACAGCAGGACGGCTCCGCCGCGCCGCTTCGCGGGCACGACCCGGCCCGAGACTTGCACCTCCTCGCAACCGTTGACCCGGTCCGACCGGGCGCCTGGATCGCCGTCGTCCGCGACGTGACGGAGCTGGCGCGCGGCGCGGAGGAGCGGAAGCAGCTTTTGCGGCGCGTGCTTTCGGCGCAGGAAGACGAGCGCCGGCGGATCGCCCGCGAGCTGCACGACGGGATCGGTCAGTCGCTCGTCTCGCTGACCGTCGGGATGGCGGGGCTGGACGGCGACGAGCGGGTGGCGCGGCTCCGTCGGGTAGCGGCGGACGCGCTGGACGAGATCCGGCGGCTCGCCCACGGCCTGCGCCCGGCGGTGCTGGACGACCTGGGCCTGGTGCCCGCGCTCGAGCGGCTGACCGAAGTGTTCACCCGCGTTCACGGCGTGCGCGCGGAACTGCTCGTGCCGGACGGGGCGGTCCCGCGACTGCCCGCCGAGATCGAATCGGCGCTGTACCGGATCGTCCAGGAGGCGCTGGCCAACGTGGCCAAGCACGCCCGCGCGCGGACCGTCGATGTAGTGCTCGAGACCGGCCCCGGGTGGGCGCGGGCGTCCGTCACCGACGACGGGATCGGGTTCGTGCCCGGCCCCGGGGGCGGCATCGGGCTGACAGGAATCAAAGAGCGCGCCGCCGTCCTCGGCGGCGCGTGCCGAATCGACTCGACCGTCGGCCGCGGCACCGCGCTCGACGTGCGGCTCCCGTTACCGGAGTGA
- a CDS encoding type II secretion system F family protein, translating to MIAQIGVFVAVTGAALMVLWVASASRGPARARFRRRLDEEFAGEATGPGGPALLYKNLDALSALDPNASLPPADPQVPRPAARPARRRRFWAEEQLRRAGVPLTPRQFLIASAGLGAGAGGLGAVFVSPLAGAAAALVGLVAPTVLVRLRLKRRREKYLRQIAGAFELMARVIRTGQSVTEAFRAAVGAFDDPLAEEFGRCVHQIEHGIRPEAAFREMSDRADVLELRIFVVAMTIQRQTGGNLSEVLDRLAGVVRARLRVRQKIRALTAEGRMQSRTLTVLPVVVFAMMYFLNRPYAEGLLAQWRLLLGTVTCVAVGTLWIRNIMNFEG from the coding sequence ATGATCGCACAGATCGGTGTGTTCGTCGCGGTCACCGGGGCCGCCCTGATGGTCCTCTGGGTCGCGTCGGCGAGCCGGGGGCCGGCCCGGGCGCGGTTCCGGCGGCGGCTGGACGAGGAGTTCGCCGGCGAGGCGACCGGTCCGGGCGGTCCCGCGCTGCTGTACAAGAACCTCGACGCGCTCAGCGCGCTGGACCCCAATGCCTCGCTGCCCCCGGCCGACCCCCAGGTGCCGCGCCCGGCCGCGCGCCCGGCCCGGCGCCGACGGTTCTGGGCCGAAGAGCAGTTGCGGCGGGCGGGGGTGCCGCTGACCCCGCGCCAGTTCCTCATCGCGTCGGCCGGGCTCGGGGCGGGTGCCGGGGGGCTCGGGGCGGTGTTCGTCAGCCCGCTCGCCGGGGCCGCCGCCGCGCTCGTGGGGCTGGTGGCCCCGACCGTGCTCGTGCGTCTGCGGCTGAAGCGGCGGCGCGAAAAATACTTGCGGCAGATCGCCGGGGCGTTCGAGCTGATGGCGCGCGTGATCCGGACCGGGCAATCGGTGACGGAAGCGTTCCGGGCCGCGGTGGGCGCGTTCGACGACCCCCTGGCCGAGGAGTTCGGCCGGTGCGTGCACCAGATCGAACACGGGATCCGCCCGGAGGCGGCGTTCCGCGAGATGAGCGACCGGGCCGACGTACTGGAGCTGCGCATCTTTGTTGTGGCGATGACGATCCAGCGGCAGACCGGGGGCAACCTGTCCGAGGTTCTGGACCGGCTCGCCGGGGTGGTCCGGGCGCGGCTCCGGGTGCGCCAGAAGATCCGGGCGCTGACCGCGGAAGGGCGGATGCAGAGCCGCACCCTGACGGTGCTGCCGGTGGTCGTGTTCGCGATGATGTACTTCCTCAACCGCCCCTACGCGGAGGGGCTGCTGGCTCAGTGGCGGCTGCTGCTCGGCACCGTCACCTGCGTGGCGGTCGGCACGCTGTGGATCCGCAACATCATGAATTTCGAGGGCTAA
- a CDS encoding response regulator has protein sequence MPRTRIVLADDHVILREGLRALISAQPDLEVVGEAASGTETVDCVRATEPRVLCLDLSMPGWGSATTITRVTQLAPRTRVLVLTMHNDPAYVRSALAAGAAGYFLKTTPSPDLLAAIRAVATGARVIDPALGDVLGGPPPPAERSQLSRRETEVLELLVKGLTHQEIADQLFLSVKTVETYRARLREKTGLKTRADYVRYGLEAGLLGATPVEGAKPAEG, from the coding sequence GTGCCCCGAACACGTATCGTCCTGGCAGACGACCACGTCATCCTGCGGGAGGGGCTGCGCGCGCTGATCAGCGCGCAGCCCGATCTCGAGGTGGTCGGCGAGGCCGCGTCCGGCACGGAGACCGTCGACTGCGTTCGGGCCACCGAACCGCGCGTGCTCTGCCTGGACCTGTCGATGCCCGGGTGGGGCAGCGCGACGACCATCACCCGCGTGACCCAGCTCGCGCCGCGCACGCGGGTGCTGGTGCTCACCATGCACAACGACCCCGCCTACGTGCGCAGCGCGCTCGCGGCCGGCGCCGCCGGGTACTTCCTCAAAACCACCCCGTCCCCGGACCTGCTCGCCGCGATCCGCGCCGTCGCAACCGGCGCGCGCGTCATCGACCCGGCCCTCGGTGACGTTCTGGGAGGACCGCCCCCGCCCGCCGAGCGGTCGCAGCTCAGCCGCCGGGAAACCGAGGTGCTCGAACTGCTCGTCAAGGGCCTGACGCACCAGGAGATCGCCGACCAGTTGTTCTTGAGCGTCAAAACGGTCGAGACGTACCGGGCGCGGCTCCGCGAGAAGACCGGCCTGAAAACGCGTGCGGACTACGTGCGCTACGGACTCGAGGCGGGGCTCCTGGGCGCCACACCGGTCGAGGGCGCTAAGCCCGCAGAGGGATGA
- a CDS encoding response regulator, translating into MYFPSAGPGSADDLDAPPVPLIGAVRGTVLVVEDDDRVRRFTRGTLQKLGCTVLDAPSGEEALRLCETPGLTIDLLVTDVVMSGLSGRELAEAVARTRPGIKVLYVSGCTDDAVLRHRVRSTQVRFLQKPFTADTLAEKVRAALG; encoded by the coding sequence GTGTATTTCCCGTCCGCCGGTCCCGGCTCTGCCGATGACCTGGACGCCCCGCCGGTTCCGCTTATTGGTGCCGTGCGTGGCACGGTTCTGGTGGTCGAAGACGACGACCGGGTGCGCCGGTTCACCCGCGGCACGCTCCAAAAGCTCGGGTGTACCGTTCTGGACGCGCCCAGTGGTGAGGAAGCACTGCGACTGTGCGAGACGCCGGGCCTGACGATCGATTTGCTCGTCACGGACGTGGTCATGTCGGGGCTGAGCGGGCGCGAACTGGCCGAAGCGGTGGCGCGGACGCGTCCCGGGATCAAGGTGCTGTACGTGAGCGGGTGCACGGACGACGCGGTCCTGCGGCACCGTGTGCGGTCGACGCAGGTGAGGTTTCTCCAGAAGCCGTTCACCGCGGACACGCTGGCGGAGAAAGTTCGCGCGGCTTTGGGATGA
- a CDS encoding CpaF family protein — protein sequence MNRFPPRMPPAAPERAPANAPPVAAGPDAADELRKFKAQLHRRLVVGMDLTALNALSREQLRQEVRRVAEELCQRSPNLLNQQERERLVNEVLDETFGLGPLETLMRDPTISDILINGPHTVYAERHGRLELTDVKFTDAAHLLHIVQRVVTQTGRRVDETCPMVDSRLPDGSRINAIIPPLALDGALVSIRRFGSKPIRAADLVANRSIPAEAMDFLAACVRARLNVVVSGGTGSGKTTLLNALSAFIPHDERVITIEDAAELRLQQPHVGRMETRPNNIEGVGAVGTRELVRNALRMRPDRIVIGECRGPEALDMLQAMNTGHDGSLTTVHANDTREALGRLEVMVGMAGFDLPMWVIRRQIAAAVHVVVQVSRLVGGARKVTKVSEVTGAEGDNFVMQDLFVFQQTGVDADRRAQGCFHATGLRPNCLERLEAHGHPLSVDLFRKRILQPGAPGAERSAWK from the coding sequence ATGAACCGCTTCCCCCCTCGAATGCCGCCCGCCGCGCCCGAACGGGCGCCCGCGAACGCCCCGCCCGTTGCCGCCGGCCCGGACGCGGCCGACGAGTTGCGCAAGTTCAAGGCGCAGTTGCACCGCCGGCTGGTGGTCGGGATGGACCTCACGGCGCTCAACGCGCTGTCCCGCGAGCAGCTCCGCCAGGAGGTGCGGCGGGTGGCCGAAGAGCTGTGCCAGCGGAGCCCGAACCTGCTTAACCAGCAGGAGCGGGAGCGGCTGGTGAACGAGGTGCTGGACGAGACGTTCGGCCTCGGCCCGCTCGAAACGCTGATGCGCGACCCGACGATCAGCGACATCCTGATCAACGGCCCGCACACGGTGTACGCCGAGCGGCACGGGCGGCTGGAGCTGACCGACGTCAAGTTCACCGACGCCGCGCACCTGCTGCACATCGTGCAGCGGGTGGTGACCCAGACCGGGCGCCGGGTGGACGAGACGTGCCCGATGGTGGACAGCCGGCTGCCCGACGGGAGCCGCATCAACGCCATCATCCCGCCGCTGGCGCTCGACGGGGCGCTGGTGTCCATCCGCCGGTTCGGCTCGAAGCCGATCCGGGCCGCGGACCTGGTCGCCAACCGGTCGATCCCGGCGGAGGCGATGGACTTCCTGGCGGCGTGCGTGCGCGCGCGGCTGAACGTCGTCGTGTCGGGCGGCACGGGGAGCGGCAAGACGACCCTGCTGAACGCGTTGTCCGCGTTCATCCCGCACGACGAGCGGGTGATCACGATTGAGGACGCGGCCGAGCTGCGGTTGCAGCAGCCGCACGTGGGGCGGATGGAGACCCGCCCGAACAACATTGAGGGCGTCGGCGCCGTCGGCACCCGCGAGCTGGTGCGGAACGCGCTCCGGATGCGCCCGGACCGGATCGTGATCGGCGAGTGCCGCGGCCCGGAGGCGCTGGACATGCTCCAGGCGATGAACACCGGGCACGACGGCAGCCTGACCACGGTCCACGCGAACGACACCCGTGAGGCGCTCGGGCGCCTGGAGGTGATGGTCGGGATGGCCGGGTTCGACCTGCCGATGTGGGTGATCCGCCGCCAGATCGCGGCGGCGGTACACGTTGTGGTGCAGGTGAGCCGGCTCGTCGGCGGGGCGCGGAAGGTGACCAAGGTGTCCGAGGTGACCGGCGCCGAGGGCGACAACTTCGTGATGCAGGACCTGTTCGTGTTCCAGCAGACGGGGGTGGACGCGGACCGCCGCGCCCAGGGGTGCTTCCACGCGACCGGGCTGCGGCCCAACTGCCTGGAGCGGCTCGAGGCGCACGGGCACCCGCTGTCGGTCGACCTGTTTCGCAAGCGGATCCTCCAGCCGGGCGCGCCCGGTGCCGAGCGGAGCGCGTGGAAATGA
- a CDS encoding TadE/TadG family type IV pilus assembly protein, whose protein sequence is MTRKPLSPNPCRRGAAAVELALLLPLLALLFSAGVDFARALRTTQVLQSAAGSAGTYATGTAWTPASTTTTADAAVAAALAEGAGLDPPLQASQVTITTVGNTVTVTVAYDMPLFTQFLIPAGTVHLERTAAGRVAPRPGE, encoded by the coding sequence GTGACCCGCAAGCCATTAAGCCCGAACCCGTGCCGGCGCGGGGCCGCCGCGGTCGAGCTGGCGCTGCTGCTACCGCTGCTGGCCCTGCTGTTCTCGGCCGGGGTCGATTTCGCACGGGCGCTCCGCACGACCCAGGTGCTGCAAAGCGCCGCCGGCTCCGCGGGCACGTACGCCACGGGGACGGCCTGGACCCCGGCGTCGACCACCACGACCGCGGACGCGGCCGTCGCGGCGGCGCTCGCCGAGGGCGCCGGACTCGACCCGCCGCTCCAGGCGTCGCAGGTGACGATTACGACCGTCGGGAACACGGTCACGGTGACGGTGGCGTACGACATGCCGCTGTTCACCCAGTTCCTGATTCCCGCGGGCACCGTACACCTCGAGCGCACGGCCGCCGGTCGGGTCGCGCCGCGACCCGGGGAGTGA
- a CDS encoding type II secretion system F family protein, translating into MLALAVGGLAFGAVALGALAAVRLLEERPTHDVGRALRRLRELNGAAAPGDAGEAGGWLATVGAWLGSRLAFRSGARAVELADRLALAGYRHPSAVLCYGAAQLVLMIAPAATAGGAAFTLEGAWNKVLLWAAAGGAAGLVAPSVLLGARIEKRQRLIRNALPDALDIMVLSVEGGSSLNAALMWAADEIRDVHPVLGAELLVVQREVQLGLSMGDAFQGFARRCGIPEGRDLAAALIQSEKYGASVGKALRTFADSARQDRQAWAEEVAQKASVKVVFPMLLCIFPAIFIVLLGPAAVQMSQLFAR; encoded by the coding sequence ATGCTCGCGCTCGCGGTAGGGGGGCTGGCGTTCGGGGCCGTCGCGCTCGGCGCGCTGGCCGCCGTCCGGCTGTTGGAGGAGCGGCCGACCCACGACGTGGGCCGGGCCCTGAGGCGCCTCCGCGAGCTGAACGGCGCCGCGGCGCCCGGGGACGCGGGGGAGGCGGGCGGGTGGCTCGCGACCGTCGGCGCCTGGCTCGGCAGCCGGCTGGCGTTTCGGAGCGGCGCGCGGGCGGTCGAACTCGCGGACCGGCTCGCGCTGGCCGGGTACCGGCACCCGTCGGCCGTGCTGTGCTACGGCGCGGCACAACTGGTTCTGATGATCGCGCCGGCCGCAACCGCGGGCGGCGCCGCCTTCACCCTGGAGGGCGCCTGGAACAAGGTCCTCTTGTGGGCGGCCGCCGGCGGGGCCGCCGGGCTGGTCGCGCCGTCGGTGCTGCTGGGCGCGCGCATCGAGAAGCGGCAGCGGCTGATCCGCAACGCGCTGCCCGACGCGCTGGACATCATGGTCCTGAGCGTGGAGGGCGGCTCCAGCCTGAACGCGGCCCTGATGTGGGCGGCCGACGAGATCCGGGACGTCCACCCGGTGCTCGGGGCGGAACTGCTGGTCGTCCAGCGCGAGGTGCAGTTGGGGCTGTCGATGGGGGACGCGTTCCAGGGGTTCGCCCGGCGGTGCGGCATCCCGGAGGGCCGGGACCTGGCGGCGGCGCTGATCCAGTCGGAGAAGTACGGGGCGAGCGTGGGCAAGGCGCTCCGCACGTTCGCCGACTCGGCCCGGCAGGACCGCCAGGCCTGGGCCGAGGAGGTGGCGCAGAAGGCGTCGGTGAAGGTCGTGTTCCCGATGCTGCTGTGCATCTTCCCGGCGATCTTCATCGTGCTGCTCGGGCCGGCGGCGGTGCAGATGTCCCAGTTGTTCGCCCGGTAG
- a CDS encoding beta strand repeat-containing protein — translation MSKIRPRFRPELSLLEDRFNPAQLWVSPTSSLTVLNDTGPAGLSVGDTVRVSLPGNQITDGTFGTNVFDTVESAVQAANTNLDPSNTVRVGPGTFTLSVPQLGVTKSLNLTGFGQGATTIKAGVNTTTGGASPTSDTSATVLVNRGVTLNVGSLTLDGGSGSGVDVPVLLKFTDTGTAPAATSLLNDVRVQNVGTAGGTATTAGVGVYVGGGNVTVNASTLQNIGTHAVVFRGADATGSVLGSTLTGQGAGLRVNVGVGADQSGGITVRGNVLTGFTGASGITDSAGVAINGTLLSTPPTDIVNNQFAGNRIGVSLGSLLNLSAATVISDNNFLNNTVAGISSLTSGLLPGLQNFYQGVAPAVSGLLSSGTLLSVLQPVTSTPPAGSIISVNGSISGRVVNLATGTGLANATVYIDANSNGQLDPTEVAIKTDANGNFTLSGLSVSNLGSTFRVAVVVPPGGTAGTIATNVTLNPLQLTSSGVNLNVTVPSSGGGGGGFTPLPGPGAGTPTGPGVPTDGSRLRLSAGAAGFGSAPRVTVYNPDGSVRFNFLAFAEGYKGGVRVATGDLNGDGVDDIIVGAGAGAAPHVEVFDGATGQLIRSFMAFDEGFKGGVTVAVGDLNRDGYEDIIVGAATGNSPHVKAFDALTGTELKSFFAFDQGFRGGVTVAAGDVDGDGFDEIVVGAGPGAGPHVKVFDGATGTTKLSFMAFAPEFRGGVTLAVGDVDGDGKAEIVAGAGVGGEPRVAQYDGRTGQLKRTFLAFDPGFRGGVDVGYTEANGGNVIVGAGSGGQNHIQYYDASSGQIKKSFFAWEGNGSGGISVS, via the coding sequence ATGTCGAAGATCCGCCCTCGCTTCCGTCCCGAACTGTCGCTCCTTGAGGACCGTTTCAATCCGGCGCAACTGTGGGTCTCGCCGACCAGCTCGCTGACCGTCCTCAACGACACCGGCCCGGCCGGGCTGAGCGTCGGCGACACGGTACGAGTGTCACTACCCGGAAACCAGATAACCGACGGTACCTTCGGTACAAACGTGTTCGATACCGTCGAATCGGCGGTGCAAGCTGCGAACACGAACCTCGACCCATCGAACACGGTCCGCGTCGGCCCCGGGACGTTCACACTCTCCGTTCCGCAGCTCGGCGTCACAAAAAGCCTTAACCTGACCGGGTTCGGCCAGGGGGCGACCACGATCAAGGCCGGCGTGAACACCACGACCGGCGGGGCCAGCCCGACGAGCGACACTTCCGCGACCGTACTGGTGAACCGCGGTGTCACCCTCAATGTCGGCTCGCTGACCCTCGACGGCGGCTCCGGATCGGGCGTCGATGTACCGGTACTGCTGAAATTCACCGACACGGGGACCGCGCCCGCGGCCACGAGCTTGCTCAACGATGTGCGCGTCCAGAACGTCGGCACCGCGGGCGGCACGGCGACAACAGCAGGTGTTGGCGTGTACGTGGGCGGTGGCAACGTGACCGTAAACGCTTCGACCCTCCAAAACATCGGCACTCACGCGGTCGTGTTCCGCGGCGCCGATGCCACCGGCTCGGTGCTCGGGAGCACGCTCACGGGCCAAGGCGCCGGGTTGCGGGTCAACGTCGGGGTCGGTGCCGACCAATCTGGAGGCATAACGGTCCGCGGAAACGTGCTCACGGGATTCACCGGGGCGTCGGGAATAACCGACTCGGCCGGCGTAGCCATTAACGGCACCCTGCTCTCCACCCCACCAACGGACATCGTAAATAACCAGTTCGCGGGTAACCGGATCGGGGTCTCACTCGGCTCGCTGCTGAACCTGAGCGCGGCCACCGTCATCAGCGACAACAACTTCCTGAACAACACGGTTGCGGGCATCTCGTCCCTCACGAGCGGGTTGCTCCCCGGACTCCAGAACTTCTACCAGGGTGTCGCGCCGGCCGTTTCAGGACTTCTGTCGTCGGGCACGTTGCTGTCTGTTTTGCAACCGGTTACGTCCACCCCACCCGCGGGCTCCATCATCTCGGTTAACGGGTCTATAAGCGGCCGGGTGGTGAACTTGGCCACCGGCACCGGCCTGGCCAACGCCACCGTTTACATCGACGCCAACAGTAACGGCCAGCTCGACCCGACCGAGGTCGCGATCAAAACCGATGCGAACGGGAACTTCACGCTCAGCGGCCTTTCCGTGTCCAACCTCGGCTCGACATTCCGTGTCGCGGTCGTCGTACCGCCCGGTGGGACGGCCGGCACCATCGCGACGAACGTAACGTTGAACCCGCTGCAGCTCACTTCCAGCGGTGTGAACCTGAACGTTACAGTTCCGTCTAGCGGCGGGGGCGGGGGCGGGTTCACGCCGCTCCCTGGGCCTGGAGCAGGCACGCCGACCGGCCCGGGCGTCCCGACCGACGGCTCGCGCCTGCGCTTGAGTGCCGGGGCGGCCGGGTTCGGGTCCGCGCCGCGGGTGACGGTGTACAACCCGGACGGATCGGTGCGGTTCAACTTCCTCGCGTTCGCCGAAGGGTACAAGGGCGGGGTGCGGGTCGCCACCGGTGACCTGAACGGCGACGGGGTGGATGACATCATCGTCGGGGCCGGGGCCGGGGCCGCGCCGCACGTAGAGGTGTTCGACGGCGCGACCGGACAACTGATCCGCAGCTTCATGGCGTTCGACGAGGGGTTCAAGGGCGGGGTAACGGTGGCGGTCGGGGACCTGAACCGCGACGGGTACGAAGACATCATCGTCGGCGCGGCGACCGGCAACAGCCCGCACGTGAAGGCGTTCGACGCCCTCACCGGGACCGAACTCAAGAGCTTCTTTGCGTTCGATCAGGGCTTTAGAGGCGGGGTGACGGTGGCGGCCGGGGACGTGGACGGCGACGGGTTCGACGAGATCGTGGTGGGCGCAGGCCCCGGGGCCGGACCGCATGTGAAGGTGTTCGACGGGGCCACCGGAACGACCAAACTCAGCTTCATGGCGTTCGCGCCCGAGTTCCGGGGCGGGGTAACGCTGGCGGTCGGCGATGTGGACGGCGACGGGAAGGCCGAGATCGTGGCCGGCGCCGGTGTCGGGGGCGAACCCCGGGTCGCGCAGTATGACGGGCGCACCGGGCAACTGAAGCGCACGTTCCTGGCCTTCGACCCCGGGTTCCGTGGCGGCGTGGATGTGGGGTACACCGAGGCCAACGGCGGCAACGTCATCGTTGGGGCCGGGTCGGGCGGCCAGAACCACATCCAGTACTACGACGCCTCGAGCGGCCAAATTAAGAAGTCGTTCTTCGCGTGGGAAGGCAACGGTTCGGGCGGGATCAGCGTGAGTTGA
- a CDS encoding AAA family ATPase, which produces MRTLLVGPSWQHTVLDRLAGLLRSHHGFNYIDRTPFEQAAPFFQESPVELVFLVLPADRAADALRAVGALAAAGARVLVVGPATDPKLILSVLQEGAERFLDQQELEPDLASVLARLTPQLKAEPRHLIAVLSASGGCGASTVAVNAAVLLAQRHGRCNLVDLNPVKADLAPLLDLKPQYTLADLCVNETRLDRTLYEKLLTPHASGVALLAGPRTPEEARQLTTAGVAEAVTRAGEAFAHVVVDLEDYFHDEQTDVLDRATRVLVVCRLDFTAVRNARRIIDALVARGVPRSRVEVVVNHAGLPNELPLGDAEAALGGPAAHVLPSDPHTMNMAANTGVPAAVQAPDAEVVRRVARLAGLTVADQRVGAVGRFTALCRGFAQRVLRHPQAAAETPAPILPYPQSQTDTRADQGPLAGPVRVPRAQAGAG; this is translated from the coding sequence ATGCGCACGCTCCTCGTCGGCCCGTCCTGGCAGCACACGGTGCTCGACCGCCTGGCCGGTCTGCTCCGCTCGCACCACGGGTTCAACTACATCGACCGGACGCCGTTCGAGCAGGCGGCGCCGTTCTTCCAGGAATCGCCGGTGGAGCTGGTGTTCCTGGTGCTGCCGGCCGACCGGGCCGCGGACGCGCTCCGGGCCGTCGGCGCGCTGGCCGCGGCCGGCGCCCGGGTCCTGGTGGTCGGCCCCGCGACCGACCCGAAGCTGATCCTTAGCGTGCTCCAGGAGGGCGCGGAGCGGTTCCTCGACCAGCAGGAGCTGGAACCGGACCTCGCCAGCGTCCTGGCCCGGCTGACTCCGCAGCTCAAGGCCGAGCCGCGGCACCTGATCGCGGTGCTGTCGGCGTCCGGCGGGTGCGGGGCCAGCACGGTCGCGGTGAACGCGGCGGTGCTGCTGGCCCAGCGGCACGGGCGGTGCAACCTGGTGGACCTGAACCCGGTCAAGGCGGACCTGGCCCCGCTGCTGGACCTGAAGCCGCAGTACACGCTCGCCGACCTGTGCGTGAACGAGACCCGGCTGGACCGGACGCTGTACGAGAAGCTGCTGACGCCGCACGCGTCGGGCGTCGCGCTGCTGGCCGGGCCGCGCACCCCCGAGGAAGCAAGGCAGCTCACGACCGCTGGCGTCGCGGAGGCCGTCACCCGGGCCGGCGAGGCGTTCGCCCACGTGGTTGTGGACCTGGAGGACTACTTCCACGACGAGCAGACCGATGTGCTGGACCGCGCCACCCGGGTGCTCGTGGTGTGCCGGCTCGATTTCACCGCGGTGCGGAACGCCCGGCGCATCATCGACGCGCTGGTGGCGCGGGGCGTGCCGCGGTCCCGCGTTGAAGTGGTCGTCAACCACGCCGGGCTGCCCAACGAGCTGCCGCTGGGCGACGCCGAGGCCGCGCTCGGGGGGCCGGCGGCGCACGTCCTGCCGAGCGACCCGCACACCATGAACATGGCCGCGAACACGGGCGTCCCGGCCGCGGTGCAGGCGCCGGACGCCGAAGTGGTGCGGCGGGTCGCGCGGCTGGCGGGGCTGACCGTTGCGGACCAGCGGGTCGGCGCGGTCGGCCGGTTCACGGCCCTGTGCCGCGGGTTCGCCCAGCGGGTGCTCCGGCACCCGCAAGCCGCGGCCGAGACGCCCGCCCCGATCCTCCCGTACCCGCAGTCGCAAACCGACACGAGGGCCGACCAGGGGCCGCTCGCGGGGCCGGTCCGTGTCCCCCGGGCGCAAGCCGGCGCCGGTTGA